TCATGAACTAGATTTTGGATGCGGATGGTTATCTAGCCATAGATGTTTATCATAGAAAAGAGAAGCAGGTGCGGGTGGTTATGGGGCGAGGATTCATGCAACACTGGTTGTAATCCAAACCAGCATGCCAACTAAATTTCCCATTATCTGCTGATTGCAGCAGTAGGATATCTGCAAAAACATTTGTTTTTTTTTCATGTATAGACATTTAGATGTCATCCATCCTGTTTAATGGTGTATTTTCAAATTTCAATACAAATGTtccatcattgattttgcattgaTAGGAAACCTCATTAACAAGCAAGATTTGCCGAACCTGGAGGAGGTACCGGTCAATGACCAGTTCCACATGGCCATTCCAGGATGTACCAACATAGGAAGAGctggaaaggaagggaagagggagaaggagagagagaaaaagagatagagagagaattAAAGAGGAAGGGAAAGGGAgatgaagggagagagagagagagggctcaAAAGCCCTCTCTGTCGTTAGGGAGATGAAACACTAGGCTGTAGGATTAGGGCCTAGAAAGAGaggttttggggggggggggagtgGGGGATGCTTTCTTGTGATGCCAAGGGAGGGGGAGAGGGCAAGCATCGTCTTGGTGGGGTGTGCTCTGAGTAGTCACGAGAGCCACAAAGGGGGTTGGGTGGTTGATTAATCCATTAGAGCCAGTTCGGCCAACTTACCAAGCTGACAAGGGGAATTGTTTCGGTTCCTTGTCGGTTCAGTTGGGTACACCCTGAACCGGACAGTTCAAGGAGATACGACAAATTAAATTCTATCGCAACTGCATGCACAGGGAGAGAGAAGTGTGCACTGAGCAATAATCCTGTCAAGAGGATCTTAACATGAATTCTATCTACTGAAATGATGTCATTTAGTTTGATACTACAATACATGGTAGTTCACATAAGTTGAGAATTCAGACCATTGTACCATACTGTGAAAAAATTGTATTTTTACTGCTAAACCATAACCACAAGTCAAAAGGAATCAACGTATCTTGCAATATATGAAAGATCATCTTTCTATTTTACCTCATTCCACTGGCCACATCTGTGATCTCTGACCTAGCAGGAATGCCAGATTTTGCAAGCGATTCTAGAACCTGGGTTGCCCAAATAACAGGCACATGTGCAGCACTGCAGATGGATAAGATCTGTTCCTGAATACTGGCCATTTGATCCCATCCACACTCCACTGCAAGATCTCCTCTAGCAATCATAACACCTAGGGGGTTTGGGGACTGCATTGCCTGAAGCAGCAAGAGAGGTAGATTTTCAAAGGCATCACGggtttctattttcatcacaattcCCAGCCCTTGTAGATTTTGCTTCTCCACTTCTTGCAGAACAATAACCATATCACACACATTCCTAAGGAATGAAATGCCTACCATATCAGCATTAGTAGCAATAAAATCAAGATCTACAAGATCTTTTGAAGTAAGGCCTTCAAAATGCATGTCACTCTTGGGAATGTTGATGGATTTCTCAGCACCAAGTTTTGAACCCTTTGGACTAGCTTGAGTGATCGAAACCACAATCTCATTGATACTTGTTCCTTTGACAACTCCCCAAATCTTTCCATCATCAAATGCAATGGGGTCCCCAGGCTTGACAGAGTCAAAAAGACGACCAGAATCGCATGTTATCCTTGGAGCACCATATGCTGTAGCATCTATTTCTTCCAAATATAATCTGGGGTCTCTAGTAATAGTTAGCAGATCTCCCACCCTCAGTCTAATAAAGTGCTGAATGGCTGGTACGTTCACCACTTCTCCAATAGAAACCTTACCCCTTTTCTTCTGAATGCATAATTTGGTGCCTGATTCAAGATAAGCAGTCTTCAAAGACTCTGCAACATAGCCACAACCGCTGAAAAcagaaaattttttagaaattgtCAATGATCTCTGTTTTCCTCTAACATCAATAAATTTTAGGACATCACCGACGTCAAGTTCCTTAAAAAATCGGTCACCATCTACAAACAGGGTAGCATCCAGCGATAGGTGAGGAGGAGGGCTACATCCTGTACGAGATAACCAAACTTGAGCTGGGGAAATCACATCACCCTGAGCAGTCCTTTTCGGAGATATTTTCATCACGTCTGGGCCAGTCTTCAGCGGTCCTGTCCTCAGCTTAGGTCCAGCTAAATCCATAAGAATTCGACATGGTTTTTCCAACATCTGTGAGCTGTGTTTTGCAAGTCTGATGATCTCACTCCAAACACTGGGATCATCATGTGCGCAATTAATCCGTATAATATTTGCTCCTGCTTTAAGAAGATCGCCAAGAAGCATTTCATTGGCGATCGCTTCTCTACCAACTGTTACCATTATATGGGCATTTTTCTTCTCTTGAAGATGTCCAAATAGTGCTGCTGCATGCATGGATGCCCTCTTCCTCATGGCACTTATGCCTAAATCCACTACCTTTTCACCCTCCTGGAGAGTGAGATAATTTCTCATGTCCATAGGCCATGTTCTCTTGTAAGAAGAATCAGGTTTCAGGTTTTCCAACAGCTGAATACTGGCTGTAATGCTTGCAAGAACATTGGTATTTGcatatttcaaattcaaaagaccTACCGAACAAAGGTCTTCTTTAAGTTGGTCTACATCAAGGCAGTGTAATGCCAAATAATGAATCAAGTTTGTTGCACTCGCCAAGTAGGTTCTGCCATGAAAATTCCAGGCTTATGATGTAAACCTGAATGCATGAACGAAGGGAGGGAGGGAAGGCTGATGGTGAGGGTGGGGGGggggaggagagggagggggCTTGCAGGAATAAACAGCTCAGAAGCATCAAGGAAATATGACAAGAAGAGCAATTCGTACCTGTGGCATGTTTTCAGATGAGAAGCATTCCATTGCTCTGATGCCAACACATGCAAGTTCACAGCCCTTAATTTGTGAAGGTAAACGTCAGAGTCAAACAGATACTGTGAAAGCTCTTGCCTAGGAAAGGACAGACAGTTTGAGACCTCTTCAGCATGAGAACTTGATTCAGTTGATCCTAAAGATGATttctcagacctaagatcactttCCGATTTCTGTGTAACAGCATCAAGCATATCTTCATAAGTTTTTCTACTGTTGCTTTCAGAGTCATCATTTTCTGGTAGCTTGGCAAAAACTTTAATATACTCCCTTTGGTGTTCCTTTGATATCCCCTGAATTCGGATATGGTAATGTCCAGAAACTGCACTGTTTAAAGGAACTCTAAGTGTTGATGGAGAAAACTGTACATTTGGTTTAGAAGATGTCAAATCTGCAAAATGAACTTTACATATTGCCTGAAacagtgaaaataaaaaaacATTACACATATGCTGAGTTCTTTTAAAGTAAATAGCGTGCCTATTTGTCTATGACACTAACAAAGCTGGTAAAGAACTACAGTATACCTATAGATGTAATGCCGCATGGGGTTTTCAACAACCAGGTCAACAAAACTGATAGAAAATGTTCCACTAGAGTGTAAATAACAAAAGTTCCTTCGGCACGTACTGGCTCTAAAGCTTCAGTAAGAGTCCCAATTCTTTTAATTTGTAAGTTTCTAGCACACCTCTCAAAGTTTCCAGAAATCTTCTCTAAGTACATCTTGCCCATCAATCCTTTTTTCAAGAGTTTGTGCTTGTGTGCAAGAATGCTGGATGGTAGAGCCATAAGCTCTTGCATCATGAAGCCTCACAATCATGCACAATAGTTGTTTACCTGTTATGTACATTCGGGAATGCAGTACATGTCATGCAAGTGGGTGGAGTTTAGTCCAAGTCTATACAACTAATGATTCTAATCCTCAGATCAGGCTAATTCTTGGTCATCAATATTGAGGATATCTAAGAAGGGGGAAGAGTAAAGATTTTTGCTTGTGCTGATTGTGTCTTCAGTCCTAATGTGGTCAATCACTTGTGGCATGGAAAATATGTTTTTGTTACTATAGCAATTGCAGTTTAATCCTATAATGTCATCGTTCGTATATAATAAACATGGCcagaaaatttataaatttcatcaCCACTCTAGCTGTCTAATATAACcttacaatatttttttaaagcaaAAGTGAAAAATGGATCTTTTATGATAGTTACCAGCAGCCATTTTGACAATGTAAGACAGCAACATAACACCATTTGGATAatgaattataataatataaatcaCTTATCATGAtgtaataatattaattaaaaagaCCAAAGTGATTGCATCATTTATTGGGTGTTGGCTACTATTTACCATTACAGCAATCACAATGCATGTAAGAGAGCTAATATTGACTATATGGTATTATACTCATAAAATTTCTgcacagaaaaaaaaatatgaaaatctgATTTTCCATGATCAGGTTTCGCATTGATAAACACTAAGATAATCAAAAAGTCtgccttctcttcctctcatgaGCATGTTGAGTTGCACAAATTGTAACAATAGTTTGTCCTTGAAACAAATTTCTACAGATGTATTTATCTCCACTGGAGACTTCCGATTACCTAAAACAAAACCCATGAATTCCCCAAGAGTCCTAAGTTAGAAACATTAATCCCAGGGCACACCTTTTCCTAAATAGAGATGCCTTGGAATTCTTAAACTAGGAGATTCCTATTCTAGTCACGTTCCAACTTGAAAATCTACTAAAAGATGGGGGGATGGGAAAGGGCAAAAAGTGTAAACAAAAGCTACCTAAAATGCCAGTTTGTATGCAGTTCAATGTCTGATCAAATAGTTATCTTAATATTTTTACAGATATCAAACATGGAAAAAAAAACTCTAACTGCAATGAAGAAATTTAAATATTGATGTTTTATCATATACCATATTTTGGTTTCAGAAACTATATACATTTTCCATGTGGTGATTTCAAAGTTGCCTTATATTGTTGATTCACACAGGAAACTTAACAAAAGGGCTCATTGGATACCCATAGTCTATGCAAGAAATAGCCACAAAAAGGGATCTAGGACCTATCTCAAAGTCTCAAAGCATAAATCAAAGAGGTCAAAGATTAGAAAAGGATATAAGCAAAAGGATCTTCGACATAAGTCATGCAGCTTGAATACCCTAGTTTGTggtagatatatttttttggatgcTGAAAATGTCAAAAGGTTTGAGCGAGTCAACATGGTGCATCCTCCCTCTGCTGCTATAGATTTGCAGTGTGTACTAGATAGCACGGTATAAATCAGTGAACCGAAAACCCATCTTTCAAGCAGTAAGAAGATATAACTTAAAAAATGCTTTCAAAAGATAGATCAAAAGGTGAAGTTCTATAAAAATGAGATCACAATGTAAAACATACATCTTGACTATAGCACATCTTATTGGACAAACATGATATGTATAGAAGTATTACATGATTTGGAAGGGATCCATGACCGAAAATCGAGTGGAATGAAACTGCAGGTAACTTCATCTAGAGGCTTCCGTCGAATAACATGTCAAAAGACCTGGAAAAGATCAACAATGCAAGTGAAACAACAGAGACAAGAATAATACAAAAAGAAATGACATGTATGGTGATCAAGTTATACTAGAAGCCAACATATTTAAGAAAGAAAATGTATCTAAATTGAGTACTCATTTCCCAATCACGTTAACTGGAAACCAGAAATaggattatattttaaataaaataaaaggtaTTTTGCTGATGATGAACCTGTGCAGTTAAAAATTCATACTGTCTACTTATGATAACTATAGAAATCTGCAAATAGATTGACAACCATAAACCTTATGCAAGTAAAATAGCTTCACATTTTAATTTAATGAGGTAATCAGGAAATGTTATACACAATCCATTTCACATTTTGTGTCATCAAATACAAAATGAAAGGACAATGGTGCTATCTACATATGTATCCATAGAAATGCAGGCATGCATATGCATATGTTTGcatgtagagagagaaaaagattaaTGAGATGAGAAAGTAGATGGAGCAAATTAAAGCATTCATGAGTTTTGTAGTTTTAATCGACGCATATTATAGAGCATGGTATCTTCAGATTCTATGACTTGAGAATTAACAGCTCTACAGGTGCGGTAAAGAATGCATCACTAGCATGCATGATACTTGAATGGTTAATATGCTCACACCTTTCCACGCATGATTCAAGTACTCATGAACATGAGAAAACTGTAGCCTtacaaatttttattctattcacttttcaattttttctcaGAGGAGTAATTTCAGAAAGACCTTACGATGTATGGCTGGTCCGAGTCCTCAAATTACTTAAGCTATTAAGCCAGAAAACAGGATTTTATTTAGTCTATAGTCTTCTTGAGCAATAATAGAATGTCCCAGGTTGTTTATAGATATGATTAAGCAAGTTCAAGTGATTCAACTTATCGAtatcaaagaacttatgaagtccTTCTCAAGTTGAAACTTGCTTATTTGGTGAATTATGGCCTTTACTTTCGAAGTAATGAATCCCTTGGTCCCTTGGaactttaaaatatttgaataagtAATGAAAAAGATTTCAAGCACTAAAACCTTGAGAATGAGTTTTTGCTGGATAATTCACACATCCAGATCAACTCTGACTTCTACTTTTCTTCACGTAACTAATTATTAACAGAAGATCAAATATGGAGCCCTCGTAGCACCGTAATTGGGCCACAAGTCTTTAATTGGTCAGTAGTACGATTGCAATTAAGAATTTAGTTTTATAATCTACCAGTTTTATTCTGTTTGCTggtttcttgaaaaaaaatattaaaaaaatgaacTGGAAATCCAATAgttacaaagaagaattctcgATTGACAGAAAGGTCGCTACGCGTACAAAGAAGAATTTAGAAGGTCTTCACATTTTTCCTCACAGGAACGCATTAAAAGAAAGTCCTATTACACAGAAACCAACTTCGtccacaaaaattttttcaaactatgCTCCCAACAAAGTTTTACATCATTacctggggaaaaaaaaaaatcctcgacCTCCCCACTCCCCAGTCATGAGAAACCCGGTGGTTCTCCCACCATAATGTCCCCAGAGATTCCATATGGAGATATTAgacaaaattttcttct
The sequence above is a segment of the Elaeis guineensis isolate ETL-2024a chromosome 7, EG11, whole genome shotgun sequence genome. Coding sequences within it:
- the LOC105048201 gene encoding plastidial pyruvate kinase 4, chloroplastic isoform X1, with protein sequence MKLPAVSFHSIFGHGSLPNHAICKVHFADLTSSKPNVQFSPSTLRVPLNSAVSGHYHIRIQGISKEHQREYIKVFAKLPENDDSESNSRKTYEDMLDAVTQKSESDLRSEKSSLGSTESSSHAEEVSNCLSFPRQELSQYLFDSDVYLHKLRAVNLHVLASEQWNASHLKTCHRTYLASATNLIHYLALHCLDVDQLKEDLCSVGLLNLKYANTNVLASITASIQLLENLKPDSSYKRTWPMDMRNYLTLQEGEKVVDLGISAMRKRASMHAAALFGHLQEKKNAHIMVTVGREAIANEMLLGDLLKAGANIIRINCAHDDPSVWSEIIRLAKHSSQMLEKPCRILMDLAGPKLRTGPLKTGPDVMKISPKRTAQGDVISPAQVWLSRTGCSPPPHLSLDATLFVDGDRFFKELDVGDVLKFIDVRGKQRSLTISKKFSVFSGCGYVAESLKTAYLESGTKLCIQKKRGKVSIGEVVNVPAIQHFIRLRVGDLLTITRDPRLYLEEIDATAYGAPRITCDSGRLFDSVKPGDPIAFDDGKIWGVVKGTSINEIVVSITQASPKGSKLGAEKSINIPKSDMHFEGLTSKDLVDLDFIATNADMVGISFLRNVCDMVIVLQEVEKQNLQGLGIVMKIETRDAFENLPLLLLQAMQSPNPLGVMIARGDLAVECGWDQMASIQEQILSICSAAHVPVIWATQVLESLAKSGIPARSEITDVASGMRASCIMLNKGKYIVEAVAMLNSILHNCTAKKNVKTLLKPLFP
- the LOC105048201 gene encoding plastidial pyruvate kinase 4, chloroplastic isoform X2, yielding MDPFQIIAVSGHYHIRIQGISKEHQREYIKVFAKLPENDDSESNSRKTYEDMLDAVTQKSESDLRSEKSSLGSTESSSHAEEVSNCLSFPRQELSQYLFDSDVYLHKLRAVNLHVLASEQWNASHLKTCHRTYLASATNLIHYLALHCLDVDQLKEDLCSVGLLNLKYANTNVLASITASIQLLENLKPDSSYKRTWPMDMRNYLTLQEGEKVVDLGISAMRKRASMHAAALFGHLQEKKNAHIMVTVGREAIANEMLLGDLLKAGANIIRINCAHDDPSVWSEIIRLAKHSSQMLEKPCRILMDLAGPKLRTGPLKTGPDVMKISPKRTAQGDVISPAQVWLSRTGCSPPPHLSLDATLFVDGDRFFKELDVGDVLKFIDVRGKQRSLTISKKFSVFSGCGYVAESLKTAYLESGTKLCIQKKRGKVSIGEVVNVPAIQHFIRLRVGDLLTITRDPRLYLEEIDATAYGAPRITCDSGRLFDSVKPGDPIAFDDGKIWGVVKGTSINEIVVSITQASPKGSKLGAEKSINIPKSDMHFEGLTSKDLVDLDFIATNADMVGISFLRNVCDMVIVLQEVEKQNLQGLGIVMKIETRDAFENLPLLLLQAMQSPNPLGVMIARGDLAVECGWDQMASIQEQILSICSAAHVPVIWATQVLESLAKSGIPARSEITDVASGMRASCIMLNKGKYIVEAVAMLNSILHNCTAKKNVKTLLKPLFP